The Ruania alba genome has a window encoding:
- a CDS encoding haloacid dehalogenase type II, whose amino-acid sequence MDLTGFRPRYITFDCYGTLTNYQMNDAVTPLVTDRVAPEDLRVFLKDFRAYRIDEVLGAYQPYREVLRHSWQRVCNRWRIPYRHTDVEVITAALASWGPHPDVPEALAALASEYPLVILSNADDDLLAGNVEQLGVDFHRVFTAEQAKAYKPRYQAFDYMLDQLDCGRDEILHVSSHMWYDVIPCHEQRITHKVYVNRGYDPSTPFYEYAETPDLTGVPELLGLTVGAAR is encoded by the coding sequence ATGGACCTGACCGGCTTCCGCCCCCGCTACATCACCTTCGACTGCTACGGCACGCTCACCAACTACCAGATGAACGACGCGGTCACCCCACTGGTCACCGATCGCGTGGCGCCGGAGGACCTGCGGGTGTTCCTGAAGGACTTCCGCGCCTACCGGATCGACGAGGTGCTCGGCGCCTACCAGCCGTACCGGGAGGTGCTGCGGCATTCGTGGCAGCGGGTGTGCAACAGGTGGCGGATCCCGTACCGGCACACCGATGTCGAGGTGATCACCGCGGCCCTCGCGTCCTGGGGGCCGCACCCCGACGTTCCCGAGGCTCTCGCGGCCCTCGCATCGGAGTATCCGCTGGTGATCCTGTCCAACGCCGACGACGACCTGCTCGCCGGGAACGTCGAGCAGCTCGGCGTGGACTTCCACCGTGTGTTCACCGCCGAGCAGGCGAAGGCCTACAAGCCCCGCTATCAGGCCTTCGACTACATGCTCGACCAGCTCGACTGCGGGCGGGACGAGATCCTGCACGTGAGCTCGCACATGTGGTACGACGTGATCCCCTGTCACGAGCAGCGGATCACGCACAAGGTGTACGTCAACCGCGGGTACGACCCGTCCACCCCGTTCTACGAGTACGCCGAGACGCCGGATCTGACCGGTGTCCCCGAGCTGCTCGGCCTGACCGTCGGAGCCGCTCGATGA
- a CDS encoding ABC transporter substrate-binding protein: protein MRSGARVAATVATLALGLSACGFDGGNSGEDGPSSSDDQSLVISMQFTPTRGFAIETDDANILTQLGCMETLLRYNDQTGELEPQLATAWEKVEPTVWEFTLQEGVIFQNGTALTAQAVADALQHQLEVEAPARAFGPSHIAGIEAVDEQTLQVTTPEESRLLPFRMASVNTGILAPEAYADSGIDPIGTCTGPFAITDYQPSQSLTLERNEDYWGTPAALDSVEALFVPEGATRATQVRGGEADIAMAVPSTSLTDLEATEGLTVTREFTPRTTGLYLNSSREPFSDVRVRQAVQLALDLPAIAATVYNETAQPAIGPFAPNEAWAPEIEPAQQDLDAARDLLAEAGYQEGDLSLTLLGYTERPEFGDLAAVVQANLGEIGIEVEVNIPDYAAIEPDLLSGDYDMTLLSRNHLVDIADPSGFLTADYTCDGGYNISHYCNEEFDAMLAEAGSHEDETERQAAYADVAQFLQEEAVTVFMVHEQTLAAVSDDVTGFRDDPLVRYAITPDVSLN, encoded by the coding sequence ATGCGATCTGGTGCACGAGTCGCGGCTACGGTCGCGACACTCGCCCTGGGCCTGTCGGCCTGTGGATTCGACGGAGGCAATTCGGGCGAGGACGGACCCTCTTCCTCCGACGACCAGTCGCTCGTCATCAGCATGCAGTTCACGCCCACGCGCGGCTTCGCCATCGAGACCGACGACGCGAACATCCTCACCCAGCTCGGGTGCATGGAGACCCTGCTGCGGTACAACGACCAGACCGGAGAGCTCGAGCCCCAACTCGCCACGGCATGGGAGAAGGTCGAACCCACGGTCTGGGAGTTCACCCTGCAGGAGGGCGTGATCTTCCAGAACGGCACCGCCCTGACCGCTCAGGCAGTCGCGGACGCCTTGCAGCACCAGCTCGAGGTCGAGGCCCCGGCACGAGCCTTTGGCCCTTCCCACATCGCTGGTATCGAAGCGGTCGACGAGCAGACCCTCCAGGTCACGACACCGGAAGAGAGCAGACTCCTGCCCTTCCGGATGGCCAGCGTGAACACCGGCATTCTCGCCCCGGAGGCGTACGCGGACAGCGGTATCGACCCGATCGGGACGTGCACCGGCCCGTTCGCCATCACCGACTACCAACCGAGCCAGTCCCTGACGCTGGAACGCAACGAGGACTACTGGGGCACTCCCGCCGCTCTGGACTCGGTCGAGGCGCTGTTCGTCCCCGAGGGAGCGACGCGCGCCACCCAGGTGCGAGGCGGCGAGGCGGACATCGCGATGGCCGTCCCATCCACCTCGCTGACCGATCTCGAAGCGACGGAGGGCCTCACTGTCACGCGCGAGTTCACCCCGCGGACCACCGGCCTGTACCTGAACAGCTCACGCGAGCCCTTCAGCGACGTCCGCGTGCGTCAGGCGGTGCAGCTCGCCCTCGACCTCCCGGCGATCGCTGCCACGGTCTACAACGAGACGGCGCAGCCCGCGATCGGGCCGTTCGCCCCGAACGAGGCCTGGGCACCTGAGATCGAGCCCGCGCAGCAGGACCTGGACGCGGCGCGTGACCTCCTCGCCGAGGCCGGTTACCAGGAGGGCGACCTCAGCCTCACTCTCCTCGGTTACACCGAACGCCCCGAGTTCGGCGACCTGGCCGCCGTCGTGCAAGCCAACCTGGGTGAGATCGGGATCGAGGTGGAGGTGAACATTCCCGACTACGCCGCCATCGAGCCCGACCTGCTCTCCGGCGACTACGACATGACGCTGCTCTCCCGCAACCACCTGGTCGATATCGCCGACCCGAGTGGCTTCCTCACCGCCGACTACACCTGCGACGGCGGGTACAACATCTCCCATTACTGCAACGAGGAGTTCGACGCGATGCTCGCCGAGGCGGGGTCGCACGAGGACGAGACCGAGCGGCAGGCCGCCTACGCCGACGTGGCCCAGTTCCTGCAGGAGGAAGCGGTGACCGTGTTCATGGTGCACGAGCAGACCCTGGCCGCCGTCAGTGACGACGTCACCGGATTCCGGGACGACCCGCTGGTGCGGTACGCCATCACCCCCGACGTCAGCCTGAACTGA